In Halapricum desulfuricans, a single window of DNA contains:
- a CDS encoding DUF7285 family protein: MSSWSRCDRGQTEPIAALFAVVLVAIAITTYGGVLTELLPGQSDRAPTDATAERVWDELGGDGVYDAGTLSDPSGAIDHSVLPRGFSVSVDVTYRTGDGRKSDGRVVYTPDGNTDAYGSGEPPERADVLVRPIPVRIAPGVVESGRLSVAVWKR; the protein is encoded by the coding sequence GTGTCGTCCTGGTCACGATGTGATCGCGGACAGACGGAACCGATCGCGGCGCTGTTCGCCGTCGTGCTGGTCGCGATCGCGATCACGACCTACGGCGGCGTGCTGACGGAACTGTTGCCCGGGCAGTCGGACAGAGCGCCGACGGACGCCACCGCGGAGCGCGTCTGGGACGAACTCGGCGGCGACGGCGTCTACGACGCCGGGACGCTCTCCGATCCGTCGGGTGCGATCGATCACTCGGTACTTCCCCGGGGGTTCAGCGTCTCCGTCGACGTCACGTACCGCACCGGCGACGGCCGGAAGTCAGACGGTAGAGTCGTCTACACACCGGACGGGAACACCGACGCGTACGGATCCGGAGAGCCACCGGAACGGGCCGACGTGCTCGTCCGTCCGATCCCCGTCCGGATAGCGCCCGGCGTCGTCGAGTCCGGCAGACTGTCCGTCGCCGTCTGGAAACGGTGA
- the cofG gene encoding 7,8-didemethyl-8-hydroxy-5-deazariboflavin synthase subunit CofG, with protein MIPGADAHDVDIEIDEAAIERLLEVTPADVEAADELTFARNVFVPLTTACRYTCTYCTYYDPPGEASLLSLEEVREICRTGAQAGCTEALFTFGDDPNDRYTAVHDQLSEWGYGSIHEYLRAASEIALEEGLLPHSNPGDQTREQMATVADVNASMGVMLETTADVRAHAGPRSKSPGQRLATIRTAGELGVPFTTGILVGIGEDWRDRAESLLAIRELHERYGHIQEVIVQPVVENERWSGGSPDLATMRRATAMARAALPNEVSVQSPPNLAPVEDLLDCGVDDLGGVSPVTDDHINPEHAWPAVDRLEELADEAGVPLSERLPVYDRYLEAGWCPDRIETAIEANDDAGRRFRAVLEEAER; from the coding sequence GTGATTCCCGGGGCTGACGCCCACGACGTGGACATCGAGATCGACGAAGCGGCCATCGAGCGACTGCTCGAGGTGACGCCGGCCGACGTCGAGGCGGCCGACGAGTTGACCTTCGCCCGCAACGTCTTCGTTCCGCTGACGACGGCCTGCCGGTACACCTGCACCTACTGCACCTACTACGATCCGCCGGGAGAGGCCTCGCTGCTCTCGCTTGAGGAGGTCAGAGAGATCTGCCGGACGGGGGCACAGGCGGGCTGTACGGAGGCACTGTTCACGTTCGGTGATGATCCCAACGACCGCTACACGGCGGTCCACGACCAGCTCTCGGAGTGGGGCTACGGCTCCATTCACGAGTACCTGCGGGCGGCTTCGGAGATCGCGCTCGAGGAGGGACTGTTGCCCCACTCGAACCCGGGCGACCAGACGCGCGAGCAGATGGCCACGGTGGCCGACGTGAACGCCTCGATGGGCGTCATGCTGGAGACGACGGCCGACGTCCGGGCCCACGCCGGTCCGCGTTCGAAGTCCCCCGGCCAGCGACTGGCGACGATCCGCACTGCCGGCGAGCTGGGGGTGCCGTTCACGACCGGGATCCTCGTCGGGATCGGCGAGGACTGGCGCGATCGGGCCGAGAGCCTCCTGGCTATCCGCGAACTCCACGAGCGATACGGCCACATCCAGGAAGTGATCGTCCAGCCGGTCGTCGAGAACGAGCGCTGGTCGGGCGGCTCGCCCGATCTGGCGACGATGCGACGGGCGACGGCGATGGCTCGCGCCGCCCTGCCCAACGAGGTCAGCGTCCAGTCGCCGCCGAACCTCGCGCCCGTCGAAGACCTGCTGGACTGTGGCGTCGACGATCTCGGCGGCGTCTCGCCGGTCACCGACGATCACATCAACCCCGAGCACGCCTGGCCCGCAGTCGACCGACTCGAGGAACTCGCCGACGAGGCCGGCGTCCCGCTGTCGGAGCGACTCCCGGTGTACGACCGCTATCTCGAAGCCGGCTGGTGTCCCGACCGGATCGAGACCGCGATCGAAGCAAACGACGATGCCGGCCGGCGGTTCAGGGCCGTGCTGGAAGAGGCCGAACGGTAG
- a CDS encoding MFS transporter, whose translation MDPLRSIRRSVGALRGEGRGRILVAIASGWGLLVGTRMTYPVLLPYFRETYGFSLSVAGLLVTILWLGSAIGQLPGGILADRYSERRVLTAGLGVVAVALTAVVLAPGPGVVFLATGLVGIGLSLYPIARITVLSSIYADSVGSALGVTMATGDVGQTVLPPAIGIVAAAVAWQLGLGLLVPLFLVLATVVWVVVPDDGTGSEREALSADLARDVLGVLRTRTMGLVTVVLFFYILVWQSFTGFYPTYLVEMKGLSESVAGGIFALFFGFGVVVKPIAGTAYDRVGMRRSLLAVLIGPVVGLAALPFLEGFWPIVALTALVSTMLGSGAITQSYLADAIPADIRGTGLGVVRTTAASLGALGPVGFGLLADRGYFDAAYLVLAGLMVLIVALTTRLPRSS comes from the coding sequence ATGGATCCACTCCGGTCGATTCGACGGTCAGTGGGCGCGTTGCGCGGCGAGGGGCGCGGCCGTATTCTGGTCGCGATCGCGTCGGGCTGGGGACTGCTCGTCGGGACGCGAATGACCTATCCGGTCTTACTGCCGTATTTCCGGGAGACCTATGGCTTCTCGCTGTCGGTCGCGGGGTTGCTGGTCACGATCCTGTGGCTCGGCTCGGCAATCGGACAGCTCCCGGGGGGTATCCTGGCCGACCGCTACAGCGAGCGACGCGTCCTGACCGCCGGGCTCGGCGTCGTCGCGGTCGCGCTGACTGCCGTGGTGCTGGCCCCCGGCCCGGGAGTCGTCTTTCTGGCGACCGGGCTCGTCGGGATCGGGCTCTCGCTGTATCCCATCGCCCGGATCACCGTGCTGTCGTCGATCTATGCCGACTCGGTCGGGAGCGCGCTGGGCGTGACGATGGCGACCGGCGACGTCGGCCAGACGGTCCTGCCGCCCGCGATCGGTATCGTCGCAGCCGCAGTCGCCTGGCAACTCGGACTGGGGCTGCTCGTCCCGCTCTTTCTCGTCCTCGCGACGGTCGTCTGGGTCGTCGTCCCCGACGACGGGACCGGCTCGGAACGCGAGGCGCTCTCGGCCGACCTCGCCCGGGACGTCCTCGGCGTACTGCGTACTCGAACGATGGGACTCGTCACGGTCGTGCTCTTCTTCTACATCCTGGTCTGGCAGTCGTTCACCGGCTTCTATCCGACGTATCTCGTCGAGATGAAGGGGCTGTCCGAGAGCGTGGCGGGCGGGATCTTCGCGCTGTTTTTCGGCTTCGGGGTCGTCGTGAAGCCGATCGCCGGGACCGCCTACGACCGCGTCGGGATGCGTCGATCGCTACTTGCCGTGCTGATCGGACCGGTCGTCGGACTGGCCGCGCTCCCCTTCCTGGAGGGGTTCTGGCCGATCGTCGCGCTCACGGCGCTGGTCAGCACGATGCTGGGATCGGGGGCGATCACCCAGTCGTATCTCGCCGACGCGATCCCGGCCGACATCCGGGGGACGGGGCTGGGCGTCGTCCGGACCACGGCAGCGTCACTGGGCGCGCTCGGCCCGGTCGGGTTCGGCCTGCTCGCCGACCGCGGATACTTCGATGCGGCGTATCTCGTCCTCGCGGGGCTGATGGTGCTGATCGTCGCGCTCACGACGCGACTGCCGCGGTCGTCCTGA
- a CDS encoding type II/IV secretion system ATPase subunit: MSGPSAGTAARSVAASLGIESLFAPILPDRDPPACTCTTVVEDGTLTVDASECSGDLAASTACRRTVVETMIDHAVTELIVRDRGLEYGYSERAIDLLAAAARFVDLLGDRHDRLAATAVTDPLSVADELRDRVDPIANIASRAGLIEAAAGIDDYEAVLTPTIGLSVGHYFVDQRVSEHASLRDVTSLETGSEARIYDRPEGASLYALELVDTDLDADQRRLVVEGYEAIANGLVDGRRLASEAIKYVADGSVDPRVTAVLEKHTSGYGVLEDFFADPRVTDVYVTSPVTTNPLRVVVDGELLSTNVTLTRSGGGALASRVRKTSGRSFSRANPTVDATASLNNGTGIRIAGVTDPVADGVAFAFRERADDAFTLPALVANGTLTAGAAAFLSVAVERNAATLIAGTRGAGKTTLLGTLLYELPPGTRTVVIEDTPELPVEQLQRVDRDVQALRTGTGEGPEITAVDALRTALRLGDGALVVGEIRGEEAQVLYEAMRVGANANAVLGTIHGDGAADVYERVVSDLNVAPSSFGATDLVVTVQAYQTPTGRKRRLSRIEEVVVEDGEIRFEPLYEVDGDSATATDRIDRGESRLLGQLAKPTEEYADLLTRVDDREQLIAGLAADGTTEPREVAVAYGNRGTGQPTNRPTAFELSG; the protein is encoded by the coding sequence ATGTCCGGACCCAGCGCTGGAACGGCCGCCCGGTCAGTGGCCGCGTCGCTCGGTATCGAGTCGCTGTTTGCGCCGATTCTGCCCGACCGGGACCCGCCGGCATGCACCTGTACGACGGTAGTCGAGGACGGGACGCTGACGGTTGATGCCTCCGAGTGCAGCGGCGATCTGGCGGCGTCGACGGCCTGTCGCCGGACGGTCGTCGAGACGATGATCGATCACGCCGTCACGGAACTGATCGTCCGCGATCGGGGCCTGGAATACGGCTACAGCGAGCGCGCGATCGATCTGCTGGCCGCGGCCGCCCGGTTCGTCGACCTTCTGGGAGATCGTCACGACCGACTCGCTGCGACGGCGGTCACCGACCCGCTGTCGGTCGCCGATGAACTGCGCGACCGCGTCGATCCGATCGCGAACATCGCGAGCAGAGCCGGGCTGATCGAGGCCGCCGCGGGAATCGACGACTACGAGGCGGTCCTCACGCCGACGATCGGGCTGTCGGTCGGCCACTACTTCGTCGATCAGCGCGTCTCCGAGCACGCCTCGCTCCGAGACGTCACGTCGCTGGAGACCGGCAGTGAGGCCCGGATCTACGACCGGCCCGAAGGGGCGTCGCTGTACGCGCTCGAGCTCGTCGATACGGATCTCGACGCCGACCAGCGCCGGCTCGTGGTCGAGGGCTACGAGGCGATCGCGAACGGGCTGGTCGACGGCCGACGGCTGGCCTCGGAAGCGATCAAGTACGTCGCCGACGGGTCGGTCGACCCCCGCGTGACAGCGGTGCTTGAGAAGCACACGAGCGGGTACGGGGTCCTGGAGGACTTCTTCGCGGACCCGCGCGTGACGGACGTGTACGTCACCTCGCCAGTGACGACGAACCCGCTTCGAGTCGTTGTCGACGGCGAGTTGCTGTCGACGAACGTCACCCTGACCCGCAGCGGCGGGGGCGCGCTTGCCTCGCGGGTGCGAAAGACCAGCGGCCGGTCGTTCTCGCGGGCCAACCCGACCGTCGACGCCACGGCGTCGCTGAACAACGGCACCGGGATCCGGATCGCCGGCGTGACCGACCCGGTCGCCGACGGCGTCGCCTTCGCGTTCCGCGAGCGGGCCGACGACGCGTTCACGCTCCCGGCACTGGTCGCGAACGGTACGCTCACTGCCGGGGCCGCGGCGTTTCTCTCGGTCGCCGTCGAGCGCAACGCTGCGACGCTGATCGCGGGGACGCGCGGCGCCGGGAAGACGACGCTGCTCGGGACGCTCCTGTACGAGCTCCCGCCCGGAACGCGGACGGTCGTTATCGAGGACACGCCCGAACTTCCCGTCGAACAGCTCCAGCGGGTCGACCGCGACGTGCAGGCGCTGCGGACCGGGACCGGCGAGGGGCCGGAGATCACTGCCGTCGACGCGCTCCGGACCGCCCTCAGGCTCGGTGACGGGGCACTCGTCGTCGGGGAGATCCGCGGCGAGGAGGCGCAGGTCCTCTATGAGGCGATGCGCGTCGGGGCGAACGCGAACGCGGTCCTCGGGACGATCCACGGCGACGGGGCCGCCGACGTCTACGAGCGGGTGGTGTCGGACCTGAACGTCGCGCCGTCGTCGTTCGGTGCGACGGACCTCGTCGTGACCGTGCAGGCATACCAGACCCCGACCGGCCGCAAGCGTCGGCTCTCGCGGATCGAAGAGGTCGTCGTCGAGGACGGCGAGATCCGGTTCGAACCGCTGTACGAGGTCGACGGCGACAGCGCGACCGCGACGGACCGGATCGACCGCGGCGAGAGCCGGCTGCTGGGGCAACTCGCAAAGCCGACCGAGGAGTACGCGGACCTGCTCACACGCGTCGACGACCGCGAGCAGTTGATCGCGGGGCTCGCCGCGGACGGGACGACGGAGCCGCGTGAGGTCGCCGTCGCCTACGGGAACCGCGGCACGGGCCAGCCGACCAATCGACCGACTGCGTTCGAACTGTCGGGGTGA
- a CDS encoding TrkA C-terminal domain-containing protein encodes MIPLAVVGDWTVRALVRILGFGLLAGVVTVLVAVAHRWYSRRRLAAGVGLLVGLSVPSAWLYVETVTDGSLVSPTPLFHRASGAYVLGVFVVATVASVVGRRIGDRIARDVYDIDDVNASGPAARLVRAGNLAVPVTLPDAIERLDGYEPVGEATRARLAGRTMLFPRRLAADELGDRLAERVREDFDVDHVHATVGPDGTVERFAVGARPSGLSPRVPPGVGAVGIVADPPASVGSGDPVEIRDDRGDTTRPVATGSVRATDGDVTTVAVDADDASALDGDQYRLLVRPDGVDDARELAEHVWESDSTVTTVSVAAGSSMVGEFVGWLPGDVLLIEREEPIPFPDDSVTLQAGDSLYVLGTPSQHHRLADYDPDIDRTPPDDTPTA; translated from the coding sequence GTGATCCCGCTGGCGGTGGTCGGCGACTGGACGGTCCGCGCGCTCGTCCGGATACTCGGGTTCGGGTTGCTCGCGGGCGTCGTGACCGTGCTCGTCGCGGTCGCTCACCGGTGGTACAGCCGTCGTCGTCTCGCCGCCGGGGTCGGACTGCTCGTCGGCCTGTCGGTCCCGTCGGCGTGGCTGTACGTCGAAACTGTGACCGACGGCTCTCTCGTCTCCCCGACGCCGCTGTTCCACCGGGCGAGCGGTGCGTACGTCCTCGGCGTGTTCGTCGTCGCCACGGTCGCATCGGTGGTCGGCCGCCGGATCGGCGACCGAATCGCCCGGGACGTCTACGATATCGACGACGTGAACGCAAGCGGGCCGGCGGCGAGACTCGTTCGCGCCGGGAACCTCGCGGTCCCCGTGACGTTGCCGGACGCGATCGAACGCCTCGACGGCTACGAGCCGGTTGGAGAAGCGACGCGGGCCAGACTGGCCGGTCGGACGATGCTGTTCCCGCGCCGACTCGCTGCCGACGAACTGGGCGACCGCCTCGCCGAGCGCGTCCGGGAGGACTTCGATGTCGATCACGTCCACGCGACGGTCGGGCCGGACGGGACCGTCGAGCGGTTCGCGGTCGGCGCGCGCCCGAGCGGGCTCAGTCCGCGAGTTCCGCCCGGCGTTGGCGCTGTCGGGATCGTGGCCGATCCGCCCGCGAGCGTCGGTTCGGGCGACCCCGTCGAGATCCGGGACGACCGCGGCGACACGACCCGGCCGGTCGCGACCGGGAGCGTCCGTGCGACAGACGGCGACGTGACGACAGTGGCGGTCGACGCCGACGACGCGTCCGCGCTCGACGGCGACCAGTATCGACTACTCGTCCGCCCCGACGGAGTCGACGACGCCCGCGAACTGGCCGAACACGTCTGGGAGAGTGATTCGACGGTGACAACGGTGTCCGTGGCCGCCGGGAGCTCCATGGTGGGCGAGTTCGTCGGATGGCTTCCCGGCGACGTGCTCCTGATCGAGCGCGAGGAGCCGATCCCGTTCCCCGACGACAGCGTGACGTTGCAGGCCGGTGATTCGCTGTACGTCCTCGGGACGCCGTCCCAGCACCACCGGCTCGCCGACTACGATCCGGATATCGACCGGACGCCCCCGGACGACACGCCGACAGCCTAG
- a CDS encoding secretion system protein — protein MLAVLDTLALLAPVEADPSDELTQAVAFIEAPYDPETVVRAGYGAGIVGVAFGVGLSVFLPVPPPVAVLVTLALALGSVHAVHELPGLLAAFKRTRALGDAPNLIGRAVLRMEIRPATETAVAFAAETGQGPLSESLQSSIDRAMGTPRTGLIEFAEHWADDFPALRRSAHLLSTAENAPDGERTRTLDRSLEAILHGTREQMADFTDAIRGPTTGLYAFGVMIPMAMIALVPAAAMAGVPVSIWVFVVLYDIALPAVLIGAGVWLLVRRPVAFPPPRVDRDHPDVPDRLWLPLVVGLVTGAIGYAVPSLGAFGVGYLSPVAALGTGVGGFLLSYFDPITDVREHVRDVEEHLTDALYLVGRQVSEGEAVEAAIRQAGDRVPAETGEVFAQAAGIQKRLHLTVREAFFGEYGALRGVPSARAHGTASLLSIAADEGQPAGRAVVSMADHLEELQDVESEAKRQLSTVTGTLDTTAAYFGPLIAGTVLALADVINSTDSVGEFGAEPLSTEPLGLVVGVYVLVMSAVLTTLSVGLRHGLDRPLVGYRVGQSLLTAMPLYVGSVVLVGQLM, from the coding sequence ATGCTTGCTGTACTCGACACGCTGGCGCTGCTGGCACCGGTCGAGGCGGACCCGTCTGACGAACTCACGCAGGCGGTGGCGTTTATCGAGGCACCGTACGATCCGGAGACGGTCGTTCGAGCCGGATACGGCGCCGGAATCGTCGGCGTCGCGTTCGGCGTCGGGCTGTCCGTATTCCTCCCTGTCCCGCCGCCCGTCGCAGTGCTGGTGACACTCGCGCTCGCGCTCGGCTCGGTCCACGCGGTACACGAACTGCCGGGACTGCTCGCGGCGTTCAAGCGCACCAGGGCGCTCGGGGACGCCCCGAACCTCATCGGGCGTGCAGTCTTGCGGATGGAGATCCGCCCGGCCACCGAGACTGCGGTCGCGTTCGCCGCCGAAACCGGCCAGGGCCCGCTCTCGGAGAGCCTCCAGTCGAGCATCGACCGGGCGATGGGGACGCCCCGGACGGGGCTGATCGAGTTCGCGGAGCACTGGGCAGATGATTTCCCGGCGCTGCGACGGTCGGCGCATCTGCTCTCGACGGCGGAGAACGCACCGGACGGCGAGCGCACTCGAACTCTCGACCGGTCGCTGGAAGCGATCCTGCACGGCACGCGCGAGCAGATGGCCGATTTCACCGACGCGATCCGCGGGCCGACGACGGGGCTGTACGCGTTCGGCGTGATGATCCCGATGGCGATGATCGCGCTGGTTCCCGCCGCCGCGATGGCCGGCGTGCCGGTGTCGATCTGGGTGTTCGTCGTCCTCTACGATATCGCGCTGCCGGCGGTGCTGATCGGGGCCGGCGTCTGGCTGCTCGTGCGACGACCGGTGGCGTTTCCGCCACCACGGGTGGACCGCGATCACCCGGACGTCCCCGATCGGCTGTGGCTCCCGCTGGTCGTCGGACTCGTCACCGGGGCGATCGGGTACGCCGTGCCGTCGCTCGGGGCGTTCGGCGTCGGCTATCTCTCGCCCGTCGCCGCCCTCGGGACGGGGGTCGGCGGGTTCCTGCTGTCGTATTTCGATCCGATCACTGACGTTCGCGAGCACGTCCGCGACGTGGAGGAGCACCTCACGGACGCGCTGTACCTCGTCGGACGCCAGGTATCGGAAGGCGAGGCCGTCGAGGCCGCGATCCGGCAGGCCGGCGACCGCGTCCCGGCCGAGACGGGCGAGGTCTTCGCGCAGGCCGCCGGGATCCAGAAGCGACTCCACCTGACCGTTCGCGAGGCGTTCTTCGGGGAATACGGCGCACTCAGGGGGGTTCCGAGCGCTCGCGCACACGGGACGGCGTCACTGCTCTCGATCGCGGCCGATGAGGGACAGCCGGCCGGTCGCGCGGTCGTCTCGATGGCCGACCACCTCGAGGAACTCCAGGACGTCGAAAGCGAGGCCAAACGCCAGCTGTCGACGGTCACCGGAACGCTCGATACGACGGCCGCGTACTTCGGCCCGCTCATCGCCGGCACGGTGCTGGCGCTCGCAGACGTCATCAACAGTACCGATTCGGTCGGCGAGTTCGGAGCCGAACCGCTTTCGACCGAACCGCTCGGACTCGTCGTCGGCGTGTACGTGCTGGTCATGTCGGCCGTGCTGACGACGCTCTCGGTCGGGCTCCGACACGGGCTCGACCGTCCGCTAGTCGGCTATCGCGTCGGCCAGTCGCTACTGACGGCGATGCCGCTGTACGTCGGTTCGGTCGTCCTCGTTGGGCAGCTGATGTGA
- a CDS encoding DUF7283 family protein, translating to MDLEAPADAWYVWVGVAMVSVAAMGIALGLPSGPPPDAHAAANAVDRVAGSAHEATGTYEHDARSYWVDRERIAMRNEHGVTKATLAYGSVVPVQEDTKLAAVLHGKPITSAYTSPLKPAQEQLHEDIEEAIAAVDSADPEWRSADGTLRVRSIEYWWGGERRVVLVTM from the coding sequence ATGGACCTCGAGGCACCGGCCGACGCGTGGTACGTCTGGGTGGGCGTCGCCATGGTGAGCGTCGCAGCGATGGGGATCGCGCTCGGACTCCCGTCGGGGCCGCCGCCGGACGCACACGCGGCGGCCAACGCCGTCGATCGTGTCGCCGGGAGCGCACACGAGGCCACCGGGACCTACGAACACGACGCGCGCTCCTACTGGGTCGACAGGGAACGCATCGCGATGCGAAACGAGCACGGCGTCACGAAGGCGACGCTCGCGTACGGGTCCGTGGTCCCGGTCCAGGAGGACACGAAACTCGCGGCCGTCTTGCACGGCAAACCGATTACGAGCGCGTACACGTCCCCTCTGAAACCGGCACAGGAGCAGCTCCACGAGGACATTGAGGAAGCGATCGCGGCCGTCGATTCGGCTGACCCGGAGTGGCGTAGCGCTGACGGGACGTTGCGCGTGCGTTCCATCGAGTACTGGTGGGGAGGTGAGCGCCGTGTCGTCCTGGTCACGATGTGA
- a CDS encoding GtrA family protein, which produces MNMFSIPLRDRLRSLAAADRLAQFVAVGTIGASVDMSLLVVFHSVVGLSLVISKLAGAEISFLVMFVINERWTFESFGKTSLRARLRRLATSNGVRLGGLATATTVLVVLTETVGLWYPLANAVGIGVGFFVNYSFESLLTWRVHRG; this is translated from the coding sequence ATGAACATGTTCTCGATCCCGCTCCGTGACCGACTCCGCAGTCTGGCCGCGGCCGATCGGCTCGCGCAGTTCGTCGCGGTCGGGACGATCGGCGCGAGCGTCGACATGTCCCTGCTCGTCGTCTTCCACAGCGTCGTCGGCCTGTCACTGGTCATCTCGAAACTCGCCGGGGCCGAAATCTCGTTTCTCGTGATGTTCGTGATCAACGAACGCTGGACGTTCGAGTCGTTCGGCAAGACGTCACTGCGCGCTCGACTGCGCCGGCTCGCCACGTCCAACGGCGTTCGGCTGGGCGGGCTCGCGACCGCGACGACCGTGCTGGTCGTGCTCACCGAAACCGTCGGCCTCTGGTATCCGCTGGCCAACGCCGTCGGGATCGGCGTCGGCTTCTTCGTCAACTACTCCTTCGAGAGCCTGCTCACCTGGCGCGTCCATCGCGGGTGA